Proteins encoded by one window of Cannabis sativa cultivar Pink pepper isolate KNU-18-1 chromosome 4, ASM2916894v1, whole genome shotgun sequence:
- the LOC115714323 gene encoding uncharacterized protein LOC115714323, with amino-acid sequence MENQYKIATVNDFNRFDDEHEEQEEEAAQIPIHSQVVKIKKEIEKIRQPSLQEPEMKRVRLLRNACTKFQRHTRSPLGLAERPISLLGN; translated from the coding sequence ATGGAGAACCAGTACAAGATCGCTACAGTTAACGATTTCAATCGATTTGACGATGAACatgaagaacaagaagaagaagctgcGCAGATTCCGATTCACAGCCAAGTAGTGAAAATCAAGAAAGAAATCGAGAAGATCAGACAGCCATCGCTTCAAGAACCGGAAATGAAACGAGTTCGTCTTCTTCGCAACGCGTGCACGAAGTTTCAGAGACACACGAGATCTCCTCTCGGATTAGCTGAACGACCGATCTCTCTGCTCGGAAATTGA